In Cellulomonas sp. JZ18, the DNA window AGCGGATCGACCGCCTGGAGGCGGCCGGCCTCGTGCGCCGGCGCGTGAGCGAGACCGACGGGCGCGGGCGGGTCGTCGAGCTCACGGAGCAGGGGCGCGCGCTCATCGACGCCGCGTTCACCGACCACGTCGCCAACCAGCACCGCCTCCTGGCGATGCTGGACGACGGCGACGCCGAGGTGCTCGACCGGGTGCTGCGGCGCTGGCTCGCGCACCTGGAGGAGCCGCCGGCGGGACCGTGACGGTTGGTAGGCTGACGGGGTCGTGACTGGCGCAACGGGTGGGTCACCACCGGGGAGCGACGCAGCAGCTGGACCAACGGGTCGGACGCCTGGGCCCCTCGGTCACCCTCCACACCGGCACTCCGTGTGTGCGGGTGCCGGGCGCGCCCGCACGGTTCACTGCGACAGGAGCACCCGCATGAGCGACAGCCTGCTCGACCAGAACATCTCCGACCTCGACCCCGAGATCGCCGCCGTCCTCGACGGCGAGCTCGCGCGCCAGCAGAACACGCTCGAGATGATCGCGAGCGAGAACTTCGTCCCGCGCGCCGTCCTGCAGGCGCAGGGCTCGGTGCTGACCAACAAGTACGCCGAGGGCTACCCCGGCCGCCGCTACTACGGCGGCTGCGAGCAGGTCGACGTCGCCGAGACCATCGCGATCGACCGTGCCAAGGCCCTGTTCGGCGCCGAGCACGCGAACGTCCAGCCGCACTCCGGCGCCACCGCGAACGCAGCCGTGCTGCACGCGCTCATCAACGCCGGCGACAAGATCCTCGGCCTGGACCTCGCGCACGGCGGCCACCTCACGCACGGCATGCGCATCAACTTCTCGGGCAAGCTCTACGACGTCGCCGCGTACGGCGTGGACCCGCAGACGTTCCGCGTCGACCCCGAGGCGGTCCGTACGGCTGCGCTCGAGCACCGCCCCGACGTCATCATCGCCGGCTGGTCCGCCTACCCGCGCCACCTCGACTTCGCCGCGTTCCGCGAGATCGCCGACGAGGTCGGCGCGAAGCTGTGGGTCGACATGGCGCACTTCGCCGGCCTCGTCGCCGCGGGCCTGCACCCGTCGCCCGTCCCGCACGCGGACGTCGTCTCGTCCACCGTGCACAAGACCATCGGCGGCCCCCGCTCCGGCTTCATCCTGAGCAAGGGCGAGTACGCCAAGAAGATCGACTCCGCGGTCTTCCCGGGCCAGCAGGGCGGCCCGCTCATGCACGTCGTCGCGGCGAAGGCCGTCGCCTTCAAGGTGGCCGGCTCCGAGGAGTTCCGCGACCGCCAGCAGCGCACGATCGACGGCGCGCGGATCATCGCCGAGCGCCTCACCGCGCCCGACGTCGCCGCGGCCGGCGTCTCCGTCCTCACGGGCGGCACCGACGTGCACCTCGTGCTCGTCGACCTGCGCCACTCCGCGCTCGACGGCCAGCAGGCCGAGGACCTCCTGCACTCCGTGGGCGTCACGGTGAACCGCAACGCCGTGCCGTTCGACCCGCGCCCGCCGCGCGTCACGTCGGGCCTGCGCATCGGCACGCCCGCGCTCGCGACCCGCGGCTTCGGCGACGCCGAGTTCACCGAGGTGGCCGACATCATCGCGACCGCGCTCGTCGAGGGCACGGCGGCGGACGTCGACGCGCTGCGCGCCCGCGTGCAGAAGCTCACCGAGGCGTTCCCGCTGTACGCGGGCCTGCAGCAGTACTGAGCGGGGGAGCCCCATGACGGCACAGAAGCTCGACGGGTCGGCCACCGCGGCCGTGATCAAGGCGGAGCTGACGCAGCGCGTCGCCGCCCTCGCGGAGCGCGGCGTCGTGCCCGGGCTCGGCACGCTCCTCGTCGGTGACGACCCCGGCTCGCGCTGGTACGTCGCCGGCAAGCACAAGGACTGCGCCGAGGTCGGCATCGCCTCGATCCGCGAGGACCTGCCGGCCGACGCCACGCAGGAGGACATCGAGGCGGCGGTGCGCCGGCTCAACGACGACCCGGCGTGCACCGGGTTCATCGTGCAGCTGCCGCTGCCGGCCGGCATCGACACGCACCGCGTGCTCGAGCTCGTCGACCCGGCGAAGGACGCGGACGGCCTGCACCCGACCAACCTCGGGCGCCTGGTCCTGCGCGTCAACGAGCCGGTCACCTCGCCGCTGCCGTGCACGCCCGCCGGCATCGTCGAGCTGCTGCGCCGGCACGGGGTCGAGCTCAAGGGCGCCGACGTCGTGGTCGTCGGGCGCGGGGTCACGGTCGGCCGGTCGATCGGCCTGCTGCTCACCCGGCGCGAGATCAACGCGACCGTCACGCTGACGCACACCGGCACGGTGGACCTGGCCGAGCACACACGGCACGCGGACGTCGTCATCGCGGCCGCCGGGGTGCCGGGCATCGTCACGGCCGACCTCGTGAAGCCGGGCGCCGTCGTCGTCGACGTCGGCGTCTCGCGCGCCGTCGACGCCGAGACGGGCAGGAGCCGGGTCGTCGGCGACGTCGACCCCGGTGTCTGGGACGTCGCGTCCTGGGTCTCGCCGAACCCCGGCGGGGTCGGGCCGATGACGCGCGCGATGCTGCTGCAGAACGTGGTCGAGACCGCGGAGCGGCTGGCCGGCTGACCGCGGACGCCGTCACGGGGCCCCGGGTGCGCGCACCCGGGGCCCTCGTGCGTCCCGGGCCGGGGCGCTAGTCGGGGCGTCTCGTGCCGATGCGTCGCGTGCCGGTGCGTCGTGTGCCGATGAGTCGACGACGTGCCGGCGGTCTGCCCTCCTGACCGTCCGCACGCACGTGAAGGAGCACGACGATGGGCATGGTCCGCACCCACCTGTGGTTCCCGGAGCGCGGCCACGAGGCCGCGCAGTTCTACGCGTCCGTGGTGCCGAGGTCCCGCATCACGTCGGTCGTCCCGGCACCCGCGGGCGTGCCCGACGTCCCGGAGGGCGAGCCCTTCGTCGTCGAGATGGAGCTCGACGGGCACGCCGTGACGATCCTCACCGCCGGGCCCGCGTTCCGGCTCGACGAGGCGTTCTCGTTCTACCTCTCCGTCGAGACGCAGGAGGAGGTCGACCACTACTGGGAGGCGCTGCAGGCGGACGGCGGGGAGCCGGGCCAGTGCGGCTGGCTCAAGGACCGCTTCGGCGTGTCCTGGCAGGTCGTGCCGAAGGCGCTCGACGACATCATGACCCGGCCCGACGCGGAGGGCGTCGCCCGGGCCACGAAGGCCATGCTCACAATGACGAAGCTCGAGATCGCCCCGCTGGAGGCGGCGTACGCCGGGGAGTGACGCAGTTCCCGACCGCCGGCCGTGGAGGGGAGGGCCGGCGGTCGGGCGTGTCGGTGCGGTGGGGGAGGATGGCACGCGTGCTGACCGTCGCCTCCGTCAACGTCAACGGGATCCGTGCCGCGTTCCGCCGTGGGATGCAGGAGTGGCTCGACGTCCGCAAGCCGGACGTGCTGCTGCTGCAGGAGGTCCGGGGCTCGGACGAGATCCTCGCCGACCACCTGCCTGCCGACGCGTGGGACCTCGCGCACGAGGCCGCCGAGGTGAAGGGGCGCGCCGGCGTCGCCATCGCGTCCCGCGTGCCGATGACAGCCGTGCGCATCGGCCTCGGCACGGGCGTCACCGGTGACTCCGGACGGTGGGTCGAGGCCGACCTCGAGCTGCCGGCCGAGGGGGACCGCCCCGCCCGGTCGCTCACGGTGGTCTCGGCCTACATCCACTCGGCCACGGCCGGGACGCCGTCCCTCGACGAGAAGTACGCGTTCCTCGAGCGGGTCACCGAGCGGATGCGCGAGCTGCAGCGCGACGACCGGCTGGTCGTCGTCGCGGGCGACGTGAACATCGCGCACCGCGAGGTCGACATCAAGAACTGGAAGGGCAACCTCACGAAGGCGGGTTTCCTGCCCGAGGAGCGCGCCTACCTCGACCGCTGGTTCGACGAGCTCGGCTGGCGCGACCTCGGCCGCGACCTCGGCGGACCGGGACCCGGTCCCTACACGTGGTGGTCCTGGCGCGGCAAGGCGTTCGACAACGACGCGGGCTGGCGCATCGACTACCAGATCGCCACGCCCGCGCTCGCCTCCCGCGCACGGACCGCGACCGTCGACCGGGCCGCCACGTACGACGCGCGGTTCAGCGACCACGCCCCGCTCGTCGTCGAGTACGACCTCTGACGTCGCCGGACCCGCGCACGCGGAGGGGGTGGGACGTCCGCCGTCCCACCCCCTCGGCGTGCCGCACCGGCGCCGGCCGGGCGCTCAGTACCGGATCGCGTCGATCACCTTGACTCGCACGGCCACCGTGGCGGGCAGGATCCCGGCCAGCGCCCCCACGGCCGTCGCGCACGCCATGCCGATCAGCGCCGCCGAGACCGGGAACGGCGGACGGTCCTGCAGCCCGCCGAACAGCACGTCCGCCGGGATCGCCTTGACCGCCGCGACCGCGAGCACGACCCCGACGAGGCCAGCCACGACCGTCGCGACGACCGACTCCAGCAGCACCCCCACGAACACGCGCCCGGACGTCGCCCCGAACGAGCGGCGGATCCCGATCTCCCGGATCCGGTACCGCACGGTGACGAGCGCGATGTTCACGAGCCCGAGACCGCCGAGCAGGAGCGCGAAGGTGCCGACGCCGAGCGCCACCCACCGGGCGGCGCCGTCGAGCACAGCCGCTCCCGTGCTCCGGTTGTCGTACGTGCCGACCTCCCAGCCGGGCACCGCCGCCCTGATCTCGGCGCGCAGCCGCTGGACGAGGTCGTCCACGATCTCCGGCGGGACCCACAGCTTGAGCGTGGGGGCCTGCTGGTAGCCGGGAGCGGCCTCCGGGCTGTACCAGCGCATCAGCTGGTCGTACAGGACGTACGCCTCGGGGTCCGCGTTCGGCCAGCGGTCCTCCACCAGCCCGACGACCCGGCTGCGCACCGGCGTCACGTCGCCGAGCTCCACCGTCAGCGGCTCCGCGAGGTCGCGCGCCCCCACCTGGTCGAGGAACGCCCGGTTGACGACGAGCAGCGGTGCGAGCGCGTCGACGTCCGCCTCGGCGAACCAGCGGCCCTCCACGACCTGGATGCGCTGCATCGTGCCCAGGTCGGGGTCGACGGCACGGACGGCCGCCGCACGCGTGCCGTCGGGGAACCGGAAGGGCACGTGCGTGCTCCAGTCGCGGCTCGCCCACGTGATGTCGTACCGCTCCAGCACCCGCGCGTACTCGGCGGTCAGGGCGGCGGGGGCCGCCGACTGCTCGCCCTGCGACCACGCGTCGACGGCGATCGTCACGCGCCGGCCCATCTCCCGGTCGGACTGCTCCTGGAACGCCTGCGTCAGCATCTGCACCGCGGCCGTCACGCCGGTGATGGCCGCGACGGCCACCGCGACGCCGATGAGCGCGAGCAGCACCCGCAGCTTGTGGATCCGCAGCTCGTCCCAGGCCTCGACGAGCGCACCGACGAACCCGGTCACGGCTGCACCGCCGCGGGCACGGACGGGCCGAGCTCGGGGACGCCGCCGCGGGCCGCGGGCAGGTGCGTCGGCACGTCCCCCACCCAGTCCGCGACGCGCCCGGCGGTGCCGACGTCCACCGGGACGAGCACGCCGTCGGCGAGCCGGTAGTGCCGCTGCGCGCGTGCCGCGACCGCGAGGTCGTGCGTGATCGTGACGAGCGCCGCGCCGGTCTCCGACGCGACGTCGTCGAGCAGGTCCATGATCTGCTGCCCGGTCTCGACGTCGAGGGCGCCGGTCGGCTCGTCCGCGAGGATCACGCGCGGCCCGCGGACCAGCGCGCGCGCCACCGCGACGCGCTGCTGCTCGCCGCCGGAGAGCTTGTCGGGCATGGTGTCGAGCCGGTCACCGAGGCCGACCCGGTCCAGCATCGCCGCCGCGAGGTCGCGCCGGCGCCAGAACTGCCGCCCGCTCGCGTACAGCAGCGGCGCGGCCACGTTCTCCAGCGCGGTGCGGCCCGGCAGCAGCTGGAACTGCTGGAACACGAACCCGAAGTCCCGGCCGCGCAGGTGGGTGCGGCGACGGCTCGACAGCGCGGTGACGGGCGTGCCCTCGAGCAGGTAGTCGCCGGAGGTCGGCGCGTCGAGCAGCCCGAGGATGTTGAGCAGCGTCGACTTGCCCGTCCCGGAGCGGCCGACCACCGCCACGTGCTCACCCGCGGCGACGCTCAGCGTCACCCCGCGCAGGACGTGCAGCACGCGGTCGTCCGGCAGCAGGACGTCGCGCGTGACGTCGCGGAGCTCGAGCATGCTCATCCGCCGCACACCGCCGGGTCGTACTGCGCGGGGTCGGCGCAGTCGACCTCGCCGGCCGCGCCGGGCACCGGGATGAACTCGAGGACCCGGTCGCCGAGCGCGAGGCCCTCGGTGACCTGCACGAGCTGGCCGTCGGTCAGGCCGAGCCCGACCGCGCGCTCCTCGGGCTCCGCGCCCTCCTCGGCGACCACCCAGACGTTGCCGCGCTGGACGGACCCCTGCACCGCCGTCACCGGCACGACCAGCGCGTCCGCCGCCGTGCCGTTGACGACCTCGATGTCCGCGCCGAGGCCGGGGAACGCGGTGACGTCGGCGGGGACGGCGCACGTGAGGGTCCCGGACGTGGGTGCGGCCGGGTCGGCGTCGGTCCCGGGCACCGCCCTGGGAGTCGCCGGCGCCGCGCCGATGCGCACGCCGGTGCACGTGAACGGTGCGGGACCGCCCTTGAGCGTGACCGCCGCCTCCGCGGGCGCGCCGACGAGGCGGTACTGCTGGTCGGGGGTCAGCGTGCCCGACACGGACAGGGTGCCGGGGGAAACCTGCCCGACCGTGTCGCCCACCGCGACGACCTGGTCCTTCAGGGTCGGCAGGCTGAGGGTGCCGGCGACCGGCGCCGTCACCTGCTGCACGACGACCTTCGGCTTGCGCTCGGTCACCGTGGTCTCGCCCGTCGTGGGGTCGGTGCGGGTCAGCGGCTCCTGGGGTGTCTCCTGCCGCACCTCGAGCAGCGCGGCGCCGGCCTCGACACGCTGGCCGTCGGTCGCGAGCACCTTGGACACGGTGCCGGCCAGCGTGGCGCGCACGGGCACGGCGGGGTCGGCGACGACCGAGCCCCGCACCGTGACGGCGTTCGTCACGGTGCCGGTGGTGACCTCCACCGTCCGGTCGGTCACGGTGCCCGTGGGCTGGGCGCCGGAGGCCTGGGCGGTGACGTCGGCACCGGTGAAGGCGATCTTCACCAGCGCCACCGCGATCACCGCCCAGACGAGCAGGCGCAGGGCGGGGAAGACGTGGCGGCGGACCACGGGGGCTCCTCACGACGAGGGGACGGCGGCCGGACGGCCGCCGGGGGACACGGGTCACGACGACCCGGTGGGACGTGGCGTCACCGGACGCGCCCGTCAGACCCGGACCGTACCGGTGCGGCCCGGGCGCGCGTGGGCGTTCCGAGCGCCGCGACGACGGCGGGCGGGAGGGCTCACACGCCGCCACGCAGCGCGGCGATCGGCTCGACGGACGCTGCCTTGAGCGCCGGGTACAGGCCGGCCAGCAGGCCGATCGCACCGCCCGCGAGCACGGCCAGGCCGACCATGGCGAGGTCGAGCACCGGCGTCCACGTCTGCGCCGCGGACACCACGACGACGACGGCGACACCGAGCGCCGCACCCACGAGCCCGCCCAGCAGCCCGATCACGACCGACTCCACGACGAACTGCGCGGCGATCTGCCGCCGCGTCGCACCGAGCGCGCGCCGCAGGCCGATCTCGCCGACGCGCTCGAGCACCGACAGCAGCGTCACGTTGGCGATGCCGACGCCGCCGACGAGCAGGGCGACGCCGCCGAGCGCCAGGAAGATCGTGCTGACGTCCGCCTGCACGCTCTCGCGCACCCGGGACGTCGACGGCGGCACGCCGACGGTGAACGCGTCGGGCTCGTTGGGGTCCAGCGCCACCGGCAGCTGCGCCCCCACCACCGAGCCGGACCCGATCGCGACGTGCAGGTGCAGCTCGTCCGCGGCCTCGAGGCCCAGGTCGGCGCGCGCGGTGCCGGTGGGCAGCACGACCGCGCCCAGCAGGTCGGTGCGCCGCGCGACGTCGTCGAGGATGCCGATGACCTGGTAGGCGCGGTCCCCGACGAAGACCGACGGCTGCCGGTCGACCCGCTGCACCCCCAGCCGCCGGGCGGCGTCGGCGCCGAGCACGGCCACGCGGTCGCCGCGTGCGTCGTGGCCGGCGTCGAACCAGCGCCCCTGCTGCAGGTGCCCCTGGAGGGCCTCGAGCGCGTGCGGGCCGGTCGCGAGCACCGGGGGGGCGGTGGTCCGCGGCGCCGACGGGTCGTGCACGGGCACCGCCGAGACGTCCGCGCCGGCGAGGTCCACCTCGCTGACGAGCGTGGCCGCCGCGACGCCGGCGATCCGCTCGGCCCGGTCGGCCGCGTCCCACGGCAGGCGGGTGAGCGCGCGCTCCTGGCCGTCGCGGCTCTGGCTCGTCGCGGCGGACGCGACCGCCTGCGTGGCCGCGACCGCGTCGAACTGCTGGTTGATCTGCACCGCGGCGGTCTGCGCCAGGCCCACGGTGACGACCACGGACGCGATGCCGAGCACCGTGCCGAGGATGGTCAGCAGCAGCCGGCCGGGACGTGCGCCGACGCCGGCCGCCGCCTCCGCGAGCAGGTCGCGCACGCCGTACCGGTCCGCGCGGGCGACGCGGACGGCCACCGCGGTCACGCGATCTCCCGCAGGCGGCCGTCCGCGATGCGCACGCGGCGCTGGGCGCGGGCGGACACGTCGTCGTCGTGCGTGATGACCAGGAGCGTGAGCCCCTCGGCGTGCAGCTCGTCGAACAGCGCGAGCACGCTCTGCGAGCTCTCCGAGTCGAGGTTGCCCGTCGGCTCGTCGGCGAGCAGCACGGCCGGCCGCGCGACGACCGCGCGGGCGACGGCCGTCCGCTGCCGCTCACCGCCCGACAGGACCGTGGGCACGAAGTCGAGGCGGTGCGCCATGCCGACCCGCTCGAGCGCCGCGACCGCCCGGTCCCGGCGCTCGGCCCGCGGCACGCCGCTGTACACCGTCGCGAGCAGCACGTTCTCGAGCACGGTGCGGTGCGGGAGCAGGTGGAACGCCTGGAACACGAAGCCGATGCGCGTGGCCCGCAGCGCGGCGCGCTCGCGCTCGCCGACACCCGACGTCGGCCGTCCGTCGAGCAGGTACTCGCCGTCGGTCGGGCTGTCGAGCAGGCCGAGCAGGTGCAGCAGCGTCGACTTGCCCGAGCCGGACGGTCCG includes these proteins:
- a CDS encoding ABC transporter ATP-binding protein; its protein translation is MSMLELRDVTRDVLLPDDRVLHVLRGVTLSVAAGEHVAVVGRSGTGKSTLLNILGLLDAPTSGDYLLEGTPVTALSSRRRTHLRGRDFGFVFQQFQLLPGRTALENVAAPLLYASGRQFWRRRDLAAAMLDRVGLGDRLDTMPDKLSGGEQQRVAVARALVRGPRVILADEPTGALDVETGQQIMDLLDDVASETGAALVTITHDLAVAARAQRHYRLADGVLVPVDVGTAGRVADWVGDVPTHLPAARGGVPELGPSVPAAVQP
- a CDS encoding VOC family protein, translating into MGMVRTHLWFPERGHEAAQFYASVVPRSRITSVVPAPAGVPDVPEGEPFVVEMELDGHAVTILTAGPAFRLDEAFSFYLSVETQEEVDHYWEALQADGGEPGQCGWLKDRFGVSWQVVPKALDDIMTRPDAEGVARATKAMLTMTKLEIAPLEAAYAGE
- a CDS encoding exodeoxyribonuclease III, with protein sequence MARVLTVASVNVNGIRAAFRRGMQEWLDVRKPDVLLLQEVRGSDEILADHLPADAWDLAHEAAEVKGRAGVAIASRVPMTAVRIGLGTGVTGDSGRWVEADLELPAEGDRPARSLTVVSAYIHSATAGTPSLDEKYAFLERVTERMRELQRDDRLVVVAGDVNIAHREVDIKNWKGNLTKAGFLPEERAYLDRWFDELGWRDLGRDLGGPGPGPYTWWSWRGKAFDNDAGWRIDYQIATPALASRARTATVDRAATYDARFSDHAPLVVEYDL
- a CDS encoding bifunctional methylenetetrahydrofolate dehydrogenase/methenyltetrahydrofolate cyclohydrolase; the encoded protein is MTAQKLDGSATAAVIKAELTQRVAALAERGVVPGLGTLLVGDDPGSRWYVAGKHKDCAEVGIASIREDLPADATQEDIEAAVRRLNDDPACTGFIVQLPLPAGIDTHRVLELVDPAKDADGLHPTNLGRLVLRVNEPVTSPLPCTPAGIVELLRRHGVELKGADVVVVGRGVTVGRSIGLLLTRREINATVTLTHTGTVDLAEHTRHADVVIAAAGVPGIVTADLVKPGAVVVDVGVSRAVDAETGRSRVVGDVDPGVWDVASWVSPNPGGVGPMTRAMLLQNVVETAERLAG
- a CDS encoding biotin/lipoyl-binding protein, which produces MVRRHVFPALRLLVWAVIAVALVKIAFTGADVTAQASGAQPTGTVTDRTVEVTTGTVTNAVTVRGSVVADPAVPVRATLAGTVSKVLATDGQRVEAGAALLEVRQETPQEPLTRTDPTTGETTVTERKPKVVVQQVTAPVAGTLSLPTLKDQVVAVGDTVGQVSPGTLSVSGTLTPDQQYRLVGAPAEAAVTLKGGPAPFTCTGVRIGAAPATPRAVPGTDADPAAPTSGTLTCAVPADVTAFPGLGADIEVVNGTAADALVVPVTAVQGSVQRGNVWVVAEEGAEPEERAVGLGLTDGQLVQVTEGLALGDRVLEFIPVPGAAGEVDCADPAQYDPAVCGG
- a CDS encoding ABC transporter ATP-binding protein; amino-acid sequence: MTVLDLLGSPEQVQDRAPVVELRAVARQFSGDPPVHALHPTDLRVDAGEYVSVVGPSGSGKSTLLHLLGLLDSPTDGEYLLDGRPTSGVGERERAALRATRIGFVFQAFHLLPHRTVLENVLLATVYSGVPRAERRDRAVAALERVGMAHRLDFVPTVLSGGERQRTAVARAVVARPAVLLADEPTGNLDSESSQSVLALFDELHAEGLTLLVITHDDDVSARAQRRVRIADGRLREIA
- a CDS encoding ABC transporter permease gives rise to the protein MTAVAVRVARADRYGVRDLLAEAAAGVGARPGRLLLTILGTVLGIASVVVTVGLAQTAAVQINQQFDAVAATQAVASAATSQSRDGQERALTRLPWDAADRAERIAGVAAATLVSEVDLAGADVSAVPVHDPSAPRTTAPPVLATGPHALEALQGHLQQGRWFDAGHDARGDRVAVLGADAARRLGVQRVDRQPSVFVGDRAYQVIGILDDVARRTDLLGAVVLPTGTARADLGLEAADELHLHVAIGSGSVVGAQLPVALDPNEPDAFTVGVPPSTSRVRESVQADVSTIFLALGGVALLVGGVGIANVTLLSVLERVGEIGLRRALGATRRQIAAQFVVESVVIGLLGGLVGAALGVAVVVVVSAAQTWTPVLDLAMVGLAVLAGGAIGLLAGLYPALKAASVEPIAALRGGV
- a CDS encoding ABC transporter permease, producing the protein MTGFVGALVEAWDELRIHKLRVLLALIGVAVAVAAITGVTAAVQMLTQAFQEQSDREMGRRVTIAVDAWSQGEQSAAPAALTAEYARVLERYDITWASRDWSTHVPFRFPDGTRAAAVRAVDPDLGTMQRIQVVEGRWFAEADVDALAPLLVVNRAFLDQVGARDLAEPLTVELGDVTPVRSRVVGLVEDRWPNADPEAYVLYDQLMRWYSPEAAPGYQQAPTLKLWVPPEIVDDLVQRLRAEIRAAVPGWEVGTYDNRSTGAAVLDGAARWVALGVGTFALLLGGLGLVNIALVTVRYRIREIGIRRSFGATSGRVFVGVLLESVVATVVAGLVGVVLAVAAVKAIPADVLFGGLQDRPPFPVSAALIGMACATAVGALAGILPATVAVRVKVIDAIRY
- the glyA gene encoding serine hydroxymethyltransferase, translated to MSDSLLDQNISDLDPEIAAVLDGELARQQNTLEMIASENFVPRAVLQAQGSVLTNKYAEGYPGRRYYGGCEQVDVAETIAIDRAKALFGAEHANVQPHSGATANAAVLHALINAGDKILGLDLAHGGHLTHGMRINFSGKLYDVAAYGVDPQTFRVDPEAVRTAALEHRPDVIIAGWSAYPRHLDFAAFREIADEVGAKLWVDMAHFAGLVAAGLHPSPVPHADVVSSTVHKTIGGPRSGFILSKGEYAKKIDSAVFPGQQGGPLMHVVAAKAVAFKVAGSEEFRDRQQRTIDGARIIAERLTAPDVAAAGVSVLTGGTDVHLVLVDLRHSALDGQQAEDLLHSVGVTVNRNAVPFDPRPPRVTSGLRIGTPALATRGFGDAEFTEVADIIATALVEGTAADVDALRARVQKLTEAFPLYAGLQQY